Proteins encoded by one window of Nisaea sediminum:
- a CDS encoding DUF2849 domain-containing protein: protein MKKKFEKQIMTANRLGDGAVVYLAADDDWVLSLHDAEVAESEEAAIRLEERAGLAMKQQKIVGPYLFAVAVSDRGISPISQREIIRAAGPTVGTDLPETTPLR from the coding sequence ATGAAGAAGAAGTTCGAGAAGCAGATCATGACCGCGAACAGGCTCGGCGACGGCGCCGTCGTCTATCTGGCGGCGGACGACGACTGGGTGCTCAGTCTGCACGATGCCGAGGTGGCCGAGAGCGAGGAGGCGGCGATCCGGCTCGAGGAACGCGCCGGTCTCGCGATGAAGCAGCAGAAGATCGTCGGTCCTTATCTCTTCGCAGTCGCCGTTTCCGACCGCGGGATCTCGCCGATCAGCCAGCGCGAGATCATTCGCGCCGCGGGCCCGACTGTCGGCACCGATCTCCCCGAAACCACACCGCTCCGCTGA
- a CDS encoding nitrite/sulfite reductase translates to MYQYNEFDHAFLRDRTAEFRDQVARRLAGELTEDEFKPLRLMNGLYLQLHAYMLRVAIPYGTLNAKQMRQLGVIAKRWDRDWGHFTTRQNIQYNWIKLDDVPDILDALADVEMHAIQTSGNCIRNVTADQFAGVAADEIEDSRVWAEIMRQWSTLHPEFTFLPRKFKIAITGSEHDRAAVKLHDIGLRMRRNEDGETGFEVIVGGGQGRTPIVGETIREFLPKQHLLSYLEAILRTYNLLGRRDNLYKARIKILVAAVGIEKFAEMVEEEWEAIRDSVLTLEPERIREIERHFAPPAYEEIAEPVVSFDAARFTDPAFSAWTRTNLFPHKQPGYAVVTVSLKPAGGVPGDATSAQMEALADLAERYSLGELRIAHEQNVVLPNVRKQDLHRFWHELGTHGLADANVGLITDIISCPGLDYCNLANARAIPIAQRISRHFADPALQAEIGPITLNISGCINACGHHHVGNIGILGVDKKGVEHYQITIGGIADENAAIGRILGPSFPAEEVVDAIDTLIATFRKIREQGEFFIDTVKRVGIEPFKETLYANH, encoded by the coding sequence ATGTATCAGTATAACGAATTCGACCATGCCTTCCTCCGGGACCGGACCGCGGAATTCCGCGATCAGGTCGCGCGCCGCCTCGCGGGCGAACTGACCGAGGACGAGTTCAAGCCGCTCCGGCTGATGAACGGGCTCTACCTGCAGCTCCATGCCTATATGCTGCGGGTCGCGATCCCCTACGGCACCCTGAATGCGAAGCAGATGCGCCAGCTCGGCGTGATTGCCAAGCGCTGGGACCGCGACTGGGGACATTTCACCACCCGGCAGAACATCCAGTACAACTGGATCAAGCTGGACGACGTGCCGGACATCCTGGACGCGCTCGCCGATGTCGAGATGCACGCGATCCAGACCAGCGGGAACTGCATCCGCAACGTGACGGCGGACCAGTTCGCCGGCGTCGCCGCCGACGAGATCGAGGATTCCCGCGTCTGGGCCGAGATCATGCGGCAATGGTCGACACTGCATCCGGAATTCACCTTCCTGCCGCGCAAATTCAAGATCGCCATTACCGGCTCGGAGCATGACCGGGCGGCGGTGAAGCTGCACGATATCGGCCTCCGCATGCGCCGCAACGAGGACGGCGAGACCGGGTTCGAGGTGATCGTCGGAGGCGGGCAGGGACGGACGCCCATCGTCGGCGAGACGATCCGCGAGTTCCTGCCGAAGCAGCACCTGCTCTCCTATCTCGAGGCGATCCTCCGGACCTACAACCTGCTCGGCCGCCGCGACAATCTCTACAAGGCCCGGATCAAGATCCTGGTCGCCGCCGTCGGCATCGAGAAGTTCGCCGAGATGGTGGAGGAGGAGTGGGAGGCGATCCGCGACAGCGTGCTGACCCTGGAGCCTGAACGGATCCGCGAGATCGAGCGGCATTTCGCACCGCCCGCCTACGAGGAGATCGCCGAGCCGGTAGTCTCCTTCGATGCGGCCCGCTTCACCGATCCGGCCTTCTCGGCCTGGACCCGGACCAATCTCTTCCCGCACAAGCAGCCGGGCTATGCCGTCGTTACGGTATCGCTGAAGCCGGCCGGCGGTGTGCCGGGCGATGCCACATCAGCACAGATGGAGGCTCTGGCCGATCTCGCCGAGCGCTATTCTCTCGGCGAGCTCCGGATCGCGCACGAGCAGAACGTGGTTCTGCCGAACGTCCGCAAGCAGGACCTGCACCGGTTCTGGCATGAGCTCGGCACGCACGGGCTGGCGGATGCCAATGTCGGCCTGATCACGGACATCATCTCCTGCCCGGGTCTCGATTACTGCAACCTCGCCAATGCCCGCGCGATCCCGATCGCCCAGCGCATCAGCCGGCATTTCGCCGACCCGGCACTGCAGGCGGAGATCGGCCCGATCACGCTGAACATCTCCGGCTGCATCAATGCCTGTGGGCATCACCATGTCGGCAATATCGGCATCCTCGGCGTCGATAAGAAAGGCGTCGAGCATTACCAGATCACCATCGGCGGAATCGCCGACGAGAACGCGGCCATCGGCCGGATCCTCGGCCCGTCCTTCCCGGCGGAAGAGGTGGTCGACGCCATCGACACCCTGATCGCCACCTTCCGGAAGATCCGGGAACAGGGTGAGTTTTTCATCGACACCGTGAAGCGGGTCGGCATCGAACCTTTCAAGGAGACTCTCTATGCCAATCATTAG
- a CDS encoding DUF934 domain-containing protein gives MPIIRNGRIEENIWVSLAETDSSALSRDTPVVVGLAEWTAGRETLIANFERRAVRLENVDAVEEIADDLDFIDAVILVFPKFNDGRAFSQARLLRDRLDFKGEIRATGHVIQDQFLFLQRCGVDAVEAKDEKLLDAWMRAHKRFKGFYQPALAIPEGKSEDKVARNDGFGGAYSRVEPAVLASWAY, from the coding sequence ATGCCAATCATTAGGAATGGCCGGATCGAGGAGAATATCTGGGTCTCGCTCGCGGAGACGGACTCAAGCGCGCTTTCCCGCGACACGCCGGTTGTCGTCGGCCTCGCGGAATGGACGGCCGGACGGGAGACGCTGATCGCCAATTTCGAGCGCCGGGCCGTCAGATTGGAGAATGTGGACGCGGTCGAGGAGATCGCGGACGATCTCGATTTCATCGACGCCGTGATCCTCGTTTTCCCGAAATTCAACGATGGCCGTGCCTTTTCCCAGGCCCGTCTGCTGCGGGACCGCCTCGACTTCAAGGGTGAAATTCGTGCGACGGGGCATGTGATCCAGGATCAGTTTCTGTTCCTGCAGCGTTGCGGCGTGGATGCCGTCGAGGCGAAGGACGAGAAGCTTCTCGATGCCTGGATGCGGGCGCACAAGCGCTTCAAGGGCTTTTACCAGCCGGCCCTCGCGATCCCGGAAGGGAAGTCGGAAGATAAGGTCGCCCGGAACGACGGCTTTGGCGGCGCCTACAGCCGCGTCGAGCCTGCCGTGCTCGCGAGCTGGGCCTACTGA
- a CDS encoding alpha/beta fold hydrolase: MSSETEIISGKARLAATVRGNGHPVVFLHAAVADSRMWTAQCEGLSATHRAIAYDRRGFGKSEAAPEEHSSVEDLMTVIDKLGDGSPVTLVGCSQGGQIALDAALRYPARVHSLVLIAPNVSGSPAPSYPAPVASLMEEIRHAETKRDVDRVNDLKARVVLDGALSQPGRVTEPARALFLEMNGTVLRKPSPGSNTDSEDAYHRLHEIRARSLVIWGDLDFPHVQERCRKVADGIRDGSHIVLRNAAHLPSMEAPETITGLLRDFLQ, translated from the coding sequence ATGAGCTCCGAGACTGAAATCATTTCCGGCAAGGCACGATTGGCCGCAACTGTCCGTGGTAACGGTCATCCGGTCGTCTTCCTGCATGCAGCGGTCGCGGACAGCCGCATGTGGACCGCACAATGCGAGGGCTTGTCAGCGACACATCGTGCCATCGCCTATGACCGCAGGGGCTTTGGCAAGAGCGAGGCCGCTCCCGAGGAGCATTCGTCGGTCGAAGACCTGATGACCGTTATCGACAAGCTGGGCGACGGGAGTCCCGTCACTCTCGTCGGATGCTCGCAGGGAGGCCAGATTGCACTGGATGCTGCACTCAGATATCCGGCGCGCGTCCATTCTCTGGTGCTCATAGCCCCGAATGTAAGCGGGTCGCCCGCCCCCAGTTATCCGGCACCGGTGGCCTCGCTCATGGAAGAGATCAGACACGCCGAGACCAAGCGCGATGTCGATCGGGTCAACGACCTCAAAGCGCGTGTCGTGCTGGACGGCGCCCTGTCACAGCCTGGGCGTGTCACAGAACCGGCGCGCGCGCTCTTCCTTGAGATGAACGGCACCGTGCTCCGCAAGCCGTCACCGGGGAGCAACACGGACAGTGAAGACGCCTACCATCGCCTGCACGAGATACGGGCTAGGTCGCTGGTGATCTGGGGCGATCTGGATTTCCCGCATGTTCAAGAACGGTGCCGCAAGGTCGCGGACGGGATCCGGGACGGATCACACATTGTCCTCCGCAATGCGGCTCACCTCCCCAGCATGGAGGCACCGGAAACAATAACCGGACTACTGAGGGACTTCCTTCAGTAA